The following are from one region of the Sorghum bicolor cultivar BTx623 chromosome 2, Sorghum_bicolor_NCBIv3, whole genome shotgun sequence genome:
- the LOC8074697 gene encoding putative wall-associated receptor kinase-like 16, translating into MDWSSGLLLIISCLPAAAWVLAAAARSPGCPTMARCGAIDVPYPFSLDPQCAIHAGFWLNCSTAADGATTLLDKNSEVTKISVEDGKAWFKTPISRQCYDSTSGDMFYNNAWVNYTTEPYVLSADDNKIIVLGCNSMAYMLSDSYIIGCKSTCDDTPKNGSCSGTAGCCQAELPRGVQYYQGFFNERYNTTQIWRKTPCNYITVMESAAFNFSTTYLTSTAFYDSDDSRTPVVMEWAIARQTCEEARANETAYACVSDHSDCVYSDAAGYRCRCSSGFKGNPYVVDGCTDINECLDNATYPCAGICENTIGNFTCSCPRGRDMINGVCVKSQRSTWMLPVVGASVGLVTLVIGITCAYLVRERRKLHRIKQRYFRRHGGLLLFEEMKSQHYQGAAFTIFSEEELQQATNNFDGQRVLGHGGHGTVYKGVLKSGDTEIAVKRCMTIDEQHKKEFGKEMLILSQINHRNIVKLLGCCLEVEVPMLVYEFIPNGTLFDLIHGDHSRQQHVSLDTRLRIAYESAEALAYLHSCASPPILHGDVKSTNILLDGDYTAKVSDFGASILAPNDKSQFVTVVQGTCGYLDPEYMQTYELTDKSDVYSFGVVLLELLTGKKAFNLEGPENDRSLSMRFLYAMKENKLEDIVDDQIKNSENLEYLEEIAELARQCLEMSGVNRPTMKEVADKLDRLRKIMQHPWAHENPEELDKLLGEPSTVNSPATTGNFSITKRAAMGLESGR; encoded by the exons ATGGACTGGTCCTCAGGGCTCCTTCTGATCATCTCATGCCTTCCGGCGGCCGCGTGGGTGCTCGCCGCCGCAGCGCGGAGTCCCGGCTGCCCAACGATGGCGAGGTGCGGCGCCATCGACGTCCCGTACCCGTTCAGCTTGGACCCGCAGTGCGCGATCCACGCCGGCTTTTGGCTCAACTGCAGCACCGCCGCGGATGGCGCCACCACGCTGCTCGACAAGAACTCGGAGGTGACCAAGATCTCCGTGGAGGATGGCAAGGCCTGGTTCAAGACTCCGATCTCTCGGCAGTGCTACGACTCAACCTCGGGTGACATGTTCTACAACAACGCGTGGGTCAACTATACCACCGAGCCCTACGTTCTGTCGGCGGACGACAACAAGATCATCGTCCTCGGCTGCAATAGTATGGCCTACATGCTGAGCGACTCT TACATAATCGGCTGCAAGTCGACATGCGACGACACACCCAAGAACGGCTCATGCTCCGGCACCGCTGGCTGCTGCCAGGCGGAACTTCCGAGAGGCGTCCAGTATTACCAAGGCTTCTTCAACGAGCGATATAACACCACCCAGATATGGAGGAAGACCCCCTGCAACTATATCACCGTGATGGAGAGCGCGGCCTTCAACTTCAGCACCACCTACCTCACCTCGACGGCGTTCTACGACTCCGACGACTCGAGGACGCCTGTGGTGATGGAGTGGGCGATTGCACGGCAGACGTGTGAAGAAGCCAGAGCTAACGAGACTGCATATGCGTGTGTTAGCGACCATAGCGACTGTGTCTATAGTGATGCCGCCGGCTACCGCTGCAGGTGCTCCAGCGGATTCAAAGGCAACCCATACGTCGTAGATGGATGCACAG ATATTAACGAGTGCTTGGACAACGCTACTTACCCCTGCGCTGGAATATGCGAAAATACAATCGGGAATTTCACATGTTCATGCCCACGAGGAAGAGACATGATCAATGGCGTTTGCGTCAAAAGTCAGAGGTCAACTTGGATGCTGCCAGTTGTTG GTGCAAGTGTTGGACTCGTGACTCTCGTGATCGGAATTACTTGTGCATACCTGGTCCGAGAACGGCGAAAGCTGCATcgcatcaagcagaggtattTCCGACGACACGGCGGTCTGCTTCTATTCGAGGAGATGAAGTCACAGCACTACCAGGGCGCCGCGTTCACCATCTTCTCCGAAGAAGAACTGCAGCAAGCCACCAACAATTTCGACGGGCAGCGAGTGCTCGGCCACGGAGGCCACGGGACCGTCTACAAGGGAGTCCTGAAGAGCGGCGACACCGAGATCGCCGTGAAGCGGTGCATGACGATCGACGAGCAGCATAAGAAGGAGTTcggcaaggagatgctcatccTGTCCCAGATAAACCACAGGAACATCGTCAAGCTCCTCGGCTGCTGCCTCGAGGTCGAGGTCCCCATGCTCGTCTACGAGTTCATCCCGAACGGCACGCTGTTCGATCTCATCCACGGCGACCACAGCAGGCAGCAGCACGTCTCGCTGGACACTCGCCTGAGGATCGCCTACGAGTCCGCCGAGGCGTTGGCCTACCTCCATTCCTGCGCGTCGCCGCCGATCCTCCACGGCGACGTCAAGTCAACCAACATCCTTCTAGACGGTGACTACACGGCCAAAGTCTCCGATTTTGGCGCGTCCATCCTGGCGCCAAATGACAAGTCACAGTTTGTCACGGTTGTCCAAGGGACGTGCGGATACCTTGATCCGGAGTACATGCAGACATACGAGTTGACGGACAAGAGCGACGTGTACAGCTTTGGAGTTGTTCTTCTAGAGTTGCTCACGGGCAAGAAAGCGTTCAACCTCGAAGGACCTGAGAATGACAGGAGTCTGTCGATGAGGTTTCTGTATGCGATGAAGGAAAACAAGCTTGAGGATATCGTGGATGATCAGATCAAGAATAGTGAGAATCTCGAGTATCTCGAGGAGATTGCAGAGTTAGCGAGGCAGTGCTTAGAGATGAGTGGTGTGAATAGGCCAACGATGAAGGAAGTTGCGGATAAGCTTGATAGGTTGAGGAAGATCATGCAACATCCATGGGCACATGAGAATCCTGAAGAATTGGACAAGTTGCTTGGAGAGCCGTCTACAGTCAACTCGCCTGCTACTACTGGAAATTTCAGCATCACAAAGAGAGCTGCCATGGGCTTGGAATCAGGGCGTTAG
- the LOC8055880 gene encoding heat shock 70 kDa protein, mitochondrial, which produces MAFGALVASRLARSGRTLASAVAQGPVAQRTAPPLLSRLGAVARLLSTKPAAADVIGIDLGTTNSCVSVMEGKTPRVIENAEGARTTPSIVAKNQNGDLLIGITASRQAVTNAQNTIRGSKRLIGRTFNDPQTQKEMKMVPYKIVKAPNGDAWVEMGGQQYSPSQIGAFVLTKMKETAEAYLGKTVSKAVITVPAYFNDAQRQATKDAGRIAGLEVMRIINEPTAAALSYGMNNKEGLIAVFDLGGGTFDVSILEISNGVFEVKATNGDTFLGGEDFDGALLEYLVSEFKKSDNIDLSQDKLALQRLREAAEKAKVELSSTMQTEINLPFITADASGAKHFNITLTRSKFESLVSNLIERTRIPCVNCLKDAGISAKEIDEVLLVGGMTRVPKVQEVVSQIFNKPPSKGVNPDEAVAMGAAIQGGILRGDVKELLLLDVTPLSLGIETLGGIFTRLINRNTTIPTKKSQVFSTAADNQTQVGVKVLQGEREMATDNKLLGEFQLEGIPPAPRGMPQIEVTFDIDANGIVKVSARDKATGKEQEITIKSSGGLSEGEIEKMVKEAELHAQKDQERKSLIDLKNSADTTIYTIEKSVSEYKDKVPAEVTKEIESAVSDLRAAMAEDDLEKIKQKLEAANKAVSKIGEHMQQGGGGGSAGSSSGGDQTPEAEYQDAKEAKM; this is translated from the exons ATGGCCTTCGGAGCTCTCGTCGCGTCGAGGCTGGCCAGGTCCGGCCGCACCCTCGCATCCGCCGTTGCCCAG GGTCCCGTGGCCCAGCGGACAGCGCCTCCTCTGCTCTCCAGGCTTGGAGCAGTAGCTCGTCTTCTCAG CACAAAGCCGGCCGCGGCAGATGTCATCGGTATCGATCTAGGCACAACGAATTCCTGCGTCTCCGTCATGGAAGGAAAG ACACCACGGGTGATTGAAAATGCGGAAGGCGCAAGGACAACTCCCTCCATTGTTGCTAAGAATCAGAATGGTGACCTGCTGATCGGTATCACTGCGAGCCGACAGGCGGTAACCAATGCCCAGAACACAATCCGTGGGTCGAAGCGTCTGATCGGTAGGACTTTTAATGACCCGCAGACCCAGAAGGAGATGAAGATGGTGCCTTACAAGATTGTCAAGGCACCGAATGGTGATGCCTGGGTGGAGATGGGTGGCCAGCAGTACTCCCCTAGCCAGATTGGTGCATTTGTTCTCACTAAGATGAAGGAAACTGCAGAGGCTTACCTTGGCAAGACAGTCTCTAAGGCTGTTATTACTGTCCCAGCTTATTTCAATGATGCTCAACGCCAGGCTACCAAGGATGCTGGTAGGATTGCTGGACTGGAGGTTATGAGGATTATCAATGAGCCTACTGCTGCAgctttgtcatatggaatgaaCAACAAGGAGGGCCTTATCGCTGTGTTTGACCTGGGTGGTGGCACATTTGATGTGTCAATCCTTGAGATATCAAATGGAGTTTTTGAG GTCAAGGCAACCAATGGTGATACTTTCCTTGGTGGTGAGGACTTTGATGGTGCACTGCTTGAGTATCTGGTTAGCGAGTTCAAGAAGTCAGACAACATTGATCTGAGCCAGGACAAGTTAGCACTGCAAAGGCTCAGGGAAGCTGCTGAGAAGGCCAAGGTTGAGCTTTCCTCCACCATGCAGACTGAAATCAATCTCCCATTTATCACTGCTGATGCCTCTGGTGCAAAGCACTTCAACATTACCTTGACCAGATCGAAGTTTGAGTCTCTTGTGAGCAATCTCATTGAGAGGACTCGCATCCCTTGTGTGAACTGCCTCAAGGATGCTGGCATCTCTGCTAAGGAGATTGATGAGGTTCTACTGGTTGGTGGTATGACTAGAGTACCAAAGGTCCAGGAGGTTGTTTCTCAGATATTCAACAAGCCACCAAGCAAGGGTGTCAATCCTGATGAGGCTGTTGCCATGGGAGCTGCTATTCAGGGAGGCATTTTGAGGGGTGATGTGAAGGAGCTCCTCTTGCTGGATGTCACACCTCTCTCCCTTGGTATTGAGACTCTTGGTGGCATCTTCACAAGGTTAATTAACAGGAACACCACAATTCCAACCAAGAAGAGCCAGGTCTTCTCTACTGCTGCAGATAACCAGACACAGGTTGGAGTCAAGGTGCTTCAGGGTGAGAGGGAGATGGCTACAGATAACAAACTCCTTGGCGAATTCCAGCTTGAGGGCATTCCACCAGCTCCAAGGGGCATGCCCCAGATTGAGGTTACCTTTGACATTGATGCCAATGGCATTGTGAAGGTGTCAGCTAGGGACAAAGCCACAGGCAAAGAACAAGAAATCACCATCAAGTCTTCTGGGGGTTTGTCAGAGGGTGAAATTGAGAAGATGGTGAAGGAGGCTGAACTGCATGCTCAGAAGGATCAGGAAAGGAAGTCTCTCATTGATCTTAAGAACTCTGCAGATACCACGATTTACACCATTGAGAAGAGTGTCAGCGAGTACAAGGACAAGGTACCTGCTGAAGTCACCAAGGAGATTGAGTCTGCTGTCTCTGATCTGAGGGCAGCTATGGCTGAGGACGATCTGGAGAAGATCAAGCAGAAGCTGGAAGCAGCAAACAAGGCTGTGTCAAAGATTGGGGAGCACATGCAacaaggtggtggtggtggcagcgCTGGCAGCAGTAGTGGCGGAGACCAGACTCCAGAAGCCGAGTACCAGGACGCCAAGGAAGCCAAGATGTAG
- the LOC110432231 gene encoding splicing factor U2af small subunit A-like: MAEHLASIFGTEKDRVNCPFYFKIGACRHGDRCSRLHNKPSISPTLLLCNMYQRPDMITPGVDAQGNPIDPERIQEDFEDFYEDIFEELSKHGEIESLHVCDNLADHMIGNVYVQFREEEQAARALQALQGRYYSGRPIIAEFSPVTDFREATCRQFEEHSCNRGGYCNFMHVKQVGRDLRRKLFGHLHRSHRSHSRGSRSPSPYRRHGSSSRSRDRDDDHDYYYHYRSGSGSRRSSERHRSHDSDGSRRRRGRSRSRSKSPWREGSEERRAKIEQWNREREAAQV; this comes from the coding sequence ATGGCTGAGCATCTTGCGTCCATCTTTGGCACGGAGAAGGACCGCGTGAACTGCCCCTTCTACTTCAAGATCGGCGCGTGCCGCCACGGCGACCGGTGCTCCCGCCTGCACAACAAGCCGTCCATCTCCCCGACGCTGCTGCTGTGCAACATGTACCAGCGGCCGGACATGATCACCCCGGGCGTGGACGCGCAGGGGAACCCCATCGACCCGGAGCGGATCCAGGAGGACTTCGAGGACTTCTACGAGGACATCTTCGAGGAGCTGAGCAAGCACGGCGAGATCGAGAGCCTCCACGTGTGCGACAACCTCGCGGACCACATGATCGGGAACGTGTACGTGCAGTTCCGCGAGGAGGAGCAGGCGGCGCGCGCGCTGCAGGCTCTGCAGGGCCGCTACTACTCGGGCcgccccatcatcgccgagttCTCCCCCGTGACGGACTTCCGGGAGGCCACCTGCCGCCAGTTCGAGGAGCACAGCTGCAACCGCGGCGGATACTGCAACTTCATGCACGTCAAGCAGGTCGGACGGGACCTGCGGCGGAAGCTGTTCGGCCACCTGCATCGCTCCCACCGGAGCCATAGCCGCGGCAGCCGCAGCCCGAGCCCGTACCGCCGCCACGGTAGCTCGTCCAGGTCCAGGGACCGTGACGATGACCATGACTATTACTACCACTACCGTAGCGGTAGtggcagccgcaggagcagcGAGAGACACCGCAGCCACGACAGCGACGGGAGCCGCCGTCGGCGCGGGCGATCCAGGAGCCGGAGCAAGAGCCCGTGGAGGGAAGGCAGCGAGGAGCGGAGGGCAAAGATTGAGCAGTGGAACCGCGAGCGGGAGGCAGCGCAGGTGTAG
- the LOC8074698 gene encoding putative wall-associated receptor kinase-like 16 — protein MESSRPLLISFLPSVWVVAVAAAAAATRSPGCATRCGAIDVPYPFGLDPQCAIHDGFQLNCTTVGRTTKLFYLNVEVTKISVEDGKAWLKTWISRQCYNQTTNDMFVENAWINATDTPYVLSADDNKIIVLGCNIMAYMQSDSYVIGCMSTCDDPLKNGSCSGTAGCCEAELPRGVRYYQGFFNGLYNTTQIWRNTPCNYITVMESAAFNFSTTYLTSTAFYDSDDSRTPVVMEWGIARQTCEEARANETAYACVSDHSDCVYSDAAGYRCSCSKGFEGNPYIVDGCTDINECLDNFKYPCAGICENTLGNFTCSCPRGRNMINGVCVKSQRSTWMLPLVGASVGLVTLVIGITCAYLVRERRKLHRIKQRYFRRHGGLLLFEEMKSQHHQGAAFTIFSEEELQQATNNFDGQRVLGHGGHGTVYKGVLKSGDTEIAVKRCMTIDEQQKKEFGKEMLILSQINHRNIVKLLGCCLEVEVPMLVYEFIPNGTLFDLIHGDHSRQQHVSLDTRLRIAYESAEALAYLHSCASPPILHGDVKSTNILLDGDYTAKVSDFGASILAPNDKSQFVTVVQGTCGYLDPEYMQTYELTDKSDVYSFGVVLLELLTGKKAFNLEGPENDRSLSMRFLYAMKENKLEDIVDDQIKNSENLEYLEEIAELARQCLEMSGVNRPSMKEVADKLDRLRKIMQHPWAHENPEELDKLLGEPSTANSTATTGNFSITKRAAMGLESGR, from the exons ATGGAGTCCTCACGGCCCCTTCTCATCTCATTCCTTCCATCCGTGTgggtcgtcgccgtcgccgccgccgccgccgcgacacGGAGTCCTGGCTGCGCAACGAGGTGCGGCGCCATCGACGTCCCGTACCCGTTCGGCCTGGACCCGCAGTGCGCCATCCACGACGGCTTCCAGCTCAACTGCACCACCGTCGGCCGCACCACCAAGCTGTTTTACTTGAACGTGGAGGTGACCAAGATCTCCGTGGAGGATGGCAAGGCCTGGCTCAAGACTTGGATCTCTCGGCAGTGCTACAACCAGACCACGAACGACATGTTCGTGGAAAACGCATGGATCAACGCTACCGACACGCCCTACGTGCTATCGGCAGACGATAACAAAATCATCGTCCTCGGGTGCAATATAATGGCCTACATGCAGAGCGACTCT TACGTAATCGGCTGTATGTCTACATGTGACGACCCACTCAAGAACGGCTCATGCTCCGGCACCGCAGGCTGCTGTGAGGCAGAGCTCCCGAGAGGTGTCCGCTATTATCAAGGCTTTTTCAACGGGTTATACAACACCACCCAGATATGGAGGAACACCCCCTGCAACTATATCACCGTGATGGAGAGCGCCGCCTTCAACTTCAGCACCACCTACCTCACCTCGACGGCGTTCTACGACTCCGACGACTCGAGGACGCCTGTGGTGATGGAGTGGGGGATTGCACGGCAGACGTGTGAAGAAGCAAGAGCCAACGAGACTGCATATGCGTGTGTTAGCGACCATAGCGACTGTGTCTATAGTGATGCCGCCGGCTACCGCTGTAGCTGTTCTAAAGGATTCGAAGGAAACCCTTACATCGTAGATGGATGCACAG ATATCAACGAGTGCTTGGACAATTTTAAATACCCCTGCGCTGGAATATGCGAAAATACACTCGGGAATTTCACATGTTCATGCCCACGAGGAAGAAACATGATCAATGGCGTTTGCGTCAAAAGTCAGAGGTCAACTTGGATGCTGCCGCTTGTTG GTGCAAGTGTTGGACTCGTGACCCTCGTGATCGGAATCACTTGCGCGTACCTGGTCCGAGAACGGCGAAAGCTCCACcgcatcaagcagaggtattTCCGACGGCACGGCGGTCTGCTTCTATTCGAGGAGATGAAATCACAGCACCACCAGGGCGCCGCGTTCACCATCTTCTCTGAAGAAGAACTGCAGCAAGCCACCAACAATTTCGACGGGCAGCGAGTCCTCGGCCACGGAGGCCACGGGACCGTCTACAAGGGAGTCCTGAAGAGCGGCGACACCGAGATCGCCGTGAAGCGGTGCATGACGATCGACGAGCAGCAGAAGAAGGAGTTcggcaaggagatgctcatccTGTCCCAGATCAACCACAGGAACATCGTCAAGCTCCTCGGCTGCTGCCTCGAGGTCGAGGTCCCCATGCTCGTCTACGAGTTCATCCCGAACGGCACGCTGTTCGATCTCATCCACGGCGACCACAGCAGGCAGCAGCACGTCTCGCTGGACACTCGCCTGAGGATCGCCTACGAGTCTGCCGAGGCGCTGGCCTACCTCCATTCCTGCGCGTCGCCGCCAATCCTCCACGGCGACGTCAAGTCGACCAACATCCTTCTAGACGGTGACTACACGGCCAAAGTCTCCGATTTTGGCGCGTCCATCCTGGCACCAAATGACAAGTCACAGTTTGTCACGGTTGTCCAAGGGACATGTGGATACCTTGATCCAGAGTACATGCAGACATACGAGTTGACAGACAAGAGCGACGTGTACAGCTTTGGAGTTGTTCTCCTAGAGTTGCTCACGGGCAAGAAGGCGTTCAACCTGGAAGGGCCTGAGAACGACAGGAGTCTGTCGATGAGGTTTCTGTATGCGATGAAGGAAAACAAGCTTGAGGATATCGTGGATGATCAGATCAAGAACAGTGAGAATCTCGAGTATCTCGAGGAGATTGCAGAGTTAGCGAGGCAGTGCTTAGAGATGAGTGGTGTGAATAGGCCATCGATGAAGGAAGTTGCGGATAAGCTTGATAGGTTGAGGAAGATCATGCAACATCCATGGGCACATGAGAATCCTGAAGAATTGGACAAGTTGCTTGGAGAGCCGTCGACAGCAAACTCGACCGCTACTACTGGAAATTTCAGCATCACAAAGAGAGCTGCCATGGGCTTGGAATCAGGGCGTTAA